From a single Loxodonta africana isolate mLoxAfr1 chromosome 9, mLoxAfr1.hap2, whole genome shotgun sequence genomic region:
- the LOC100657514 gene encoding interferon omega-1-like: MALLLSLLTALVVFSCGPAPSLGCDLPQNHTVASEKTVDLLDQMQRCPTFFCLDDRKDFRFPQEMVDGSQLQKAQAIVFLHEMLQQIFELFRTMDSFAAWNTTLLNQLLNGLPEQQEDLETCFMQAMEEGKSALPIEGPALAVKEYFEGIRFYLKEKEYSDCAWEVVRVEIRRSFSSSTALQERLRRKDGDMSSS, encoded by the coding sequence ATGGCCCTCCTGCTCTCTTTACtgacagccctggtggtgttcAGTTGTGGCCCTGCTCCATCTCTGGGTTGTGATCTGCCTCAAAACCACACCGTGGCTAGTGAGAAGACCGTTGACCTTCTGGACCAAATGCAGAGATGCCCCACTTTCTTCTGTCTGGATGACAGAAAGGACTTCAGGTTCCCCCAGGAGATGGTAGATGGCAGCCAGCTCCAGAAGGCCCAGGCCATCGTTTTCCTCCACGAGATGCTCCAGCAGATCTTTGAACTCTTCCGTACAATGGACTCCTTTGCTGCTTGGAACACTACCCTCCTGAACCAGCTCCTCAATGGGCTCCCTGAACAGCAGGaagacctggagacctgcttcatgCAGGCAATGGAAGAGGGAAAATCTGCCCTGCCCATTGAGGGCCCTGCACTGGCTGTGAAGGAGTACTTTGAGGGAATCCGTTTCTATCTGAAAGAGAAGGAATACAGTGACTGTGCCTGGGAAGTTGTCAGAGTGGAAATCAGGAGATCCTTCTCTTCATCAACAGCCTTGCAAGAAAGGttaagaagaaaggatggtgacaTGAGTTCATCTTGA
- the LOC100661135 gene encoding interferon alpha-5-like codes for MAFSFLLLIALVVLSCNSTCSLGCDLPQSHSLANRRTMMLLEQMRRVSTFSCLKDRNDFAFPQEELDGNKFQKAQAISVHHEMIQQIFNLFSLQASSAAWDHSLLDKLFPALDQQLNDLEVCLMQEMGIEETALPLINEDSTLAVRMYFQRITVYLTEKKYSPCAWEIVRAEIMRSFSATTNWQKRLRSKEGHLVP; via the coding sequence AtggccttctctttccttttgctgATCGCCCTGGTGGTGCTCAGCTGCAACTCCACCTGCTCTCTGGGCTGTGACCTGCCTCAGAGCCATAGCCTGGCTAACAGGAGAACCATGATGCTTCTGGAACAAATGAGGAGAGTCTCCACTTTCTCCTGCTTGAAGGACAGAAATGACTTCGCATTTCCCCAGGAGGAGCTTGATGGCAACAAATTCCAGAAGGCTCAAGCCATCTCTGTCCACCATGAGATGATCCAGCAGATCTTCAACCTCTTCAGCCTACAGGCCTCCTCTGCTGCCTGGGATCACAGCCTCCTGGACAAATTGTTCCCTGCACTTGATCAGCAGCTGAATGACCTAGAAGTCTGTTTGATGCAGGAGATGGGGATAGAAGAAACTGCCCTCCCCCTGATAAATGAGGATTCCACGCTGGCTGTGAGGATGTACTTCCAAAGAATCACTGTCTATCTAACAGAGAAGAAATATAGCCCTTGTGCCTGGGAGATTGTCAGAGCAGAAATCATGAGATCCTTCTCTGCAACAACAAATTGGCAAAAGAGGTTAAGAAGTAAGGAAGGCCACCtggttccataa